The following are from one region of the Stanieria cyanosphaera PCC 7437 genome:
- a CDS encoding ScyA-related TPP-binding enzyme — MKLQQKTTKPLISTETSSGSSIFAPSQSSQDTNPTQPTVTQALVELLEEFGVKSAFGVSGGGIGPMWATLEHSLIKVLHFRHEAGAAFAAVESYFATNRPTVVFTTTGPGITNALTGLLAARGDGAKVIFLSASTSAVSRGRAACQETSTYNMPSSGLFTSGPLFHYATTVESSEQLPEVALRLALGLAQPEGFVAHVSIPTAIQTSLLNAPLAPVKFSRSLPTAGEDAIAECIRLLSQKPFAIWVGFGARNAATEIKQLAERTGAAVMCSPRAKGIFPESHPQYLGVTGFSGHETVLNYMESQRPDYILVLGTRLGEPTSFWSPAMLPNQGFIHVDIDPEVPGTAYPTANTFAIHSEIKVFVKNLLRYFPSTSCKGNSRIAPTTRQSSYGQIPFAPTSLVRPEILMDAIQKVIVEGSDAIVMAEAGNSFAWATHHLKFDQPYRYRISTGVGAMGHAATGVVGAALGWHDKAIAIAGDGAMLMNSEINTAVKYEAPAVWIVLNDARYNMCDQGMNLQGLKGIDAHIPPADFVKIAQGMGADGIRVEKESDLEAALAKAMAATIPFVVDVIIDPTFPSPIAGRVKSLMKQGAK; from the coding sequence ATGAAACTCCAACAAAAAACTACTAAACCACTAATTTCTACTGAAACCTCCTCTGGTTCTTCGATTTTTGCCCCTTCTCAATCATCCCAAGATACTAATCCCACCCAACCTACAGTAACCCAAGCCTTAGTCGAACTCTTAGAAGAATTCGGAGTAAAATCTGCCTTTGGTGTATCTGGCGGTGGTATTGGTCCAATGTGGGCAACCCTAGAACACAGTCTGATTAAAGTGTTGCACTTTCGCCATGAAGCTGGTGCTGCTTTTGCTGCGGTAGAATCTTACTTTGCCACTAATCGTCCGACGGTTGTTTTTACGACTACAGGACCCGGAATTACCAATGCTTTAACAGGACTTTTAGCTGCTAGAGGAGACGGGGCAAAAGTAATTTTTCTTTCCGCTTCGACTTCAGCAGTAAGTAGGGGAAGGGCTGCTTGTCAAGAAACAAGTACTTATAATATGCCCAGTAGTGGATTATTTACCTCTGGTCCTTTATTTCACTATGCAACCACCGTTGAAAGTAGCGAACAACTACCAGAAGTAGCTCTCCGTCTGGCTTTAGGACTGGCACAACCAGAAGGATTTGTAGCCCATGTTAGCATTCCTACAGCAATTCAAACTAGTTTATTGAACGCACCTTTAGCACCAGTAAAATTTTCTCGTTCCCTTCCTACTGCGGGAGAAGATGCGATCGCAGAATGTATCAGATTACTTTCTCAGAAACCTTTTGCTATTTGGGTTGGTTTTGGAGCAAGAAATGCGGCTACAGAAATCAAACAATTAGCAGAAAGAACTGGTGCTGCGGTGATGTGTTCTCCCCGTGCTAAAGGTATCTTTCCCGAATCTCATCCTCAGTATTTGGGAGTGACAGGTTTTAGCGGTCATGAAACGGTACTAAATTACATGGAATCCCAACGTCCCGATTATATTTTAGTGTTGGGAACGCGCTTAGGTGAACCGACTTCTTTTTGGAGTCCAGCAATGTTACCTAATCAAGGATTTATTCATGTAGATATCGATCCAGAAGTACCTGGTACTGCCTATCCTACTGCTAATACTTTTGCCATTCATTCGGAAATTAAGGTATTTGTTAAAAATTTACTGCGATATTTTCCTTCTACATCCTGTAAGGGCAATTCGCGAATTGCCCCTACCACCCGACAATCTTCTTATGGGCAAATACCATTCGCCCCTACATCCCTCGTTCGTCCAGAAATCCTGATGGATGCGATCCAAAAGGTAATCGTAGAAGGTAGCGATGCGATTGTCATGGCGGAGGCTGGTAATTCCTTTGCTTGGGCTACTCATCACTTAAAATTTGACCAACCCTATCGTTATCGGATCAGTACTGGTGTAGGAGCAATGGGACACGCTGCTACGGGGGTTGTGGGTGCTGCATTAGGCTGGCATGATAAAGCAATTGCGATCGCTGGTGATGGGGCAATGTTGATGAATAGCGAAATCAATACTGCCGTTAAATACGAAGCCCCAGCAGTTTGGATTGTTCTCAATGATGCCCGCTACAATATGTGCGATCAAGGTATGAATTTGCAAGGTTTGAAAGGGATAGATGCCCATATTCCCCCAGCAGATTTTGTCAAAATTGCCCAAGGTATGGGTGCAGATGGTATTCGGGTTGAAAAAGAATCCGACTTAGAAGCCGCTTTAGCCAAAGCTATGGCTGCAACTATACCTTTTGTAGTCGATGTCATTATCGATCCAACTTTTCCCTCACCAATTGCAGGTAGAGTCAAGAGTTTGATGAAACAAGGCGCGAAATAA
- a CDS encoding four helix bundle protein translates to MSTTNSLVYAKAYQFAIRIVNAYKHLTEEKKEFVLSKQLLKSGTSIGANIAEANGAISKAEFKAKMSIAYKETLETKYWISLLKDTGYISEKAFESLYLDADEIGKMLFTIIQNTQPNH, encoded by the coding sequence ATGAGTACAACCAATAGTTTAGTTTATGCCAAAGCTTATCAGTTTGCTATCAGGATTGTTAATGCTTATAAACATCTAACTGAAGAAAAGAAGGAGTTTGTTTTATCCAAGCAGCTTTTGAAAAGTGGTACTTCGATTGGAGCAAATATTGCAGAAGCCAATGGAGCAATATCAAAAGCAGAATTTAAAGCAAAAATGTCAATAGCTTATAAAGAAACTTTGGAAACAAAATACTGGATATCTCTTTTAAAAGATACAGGATATATCTCAGAAAAAGCTTTTGAAAGTCTTTATCTAGATGCCGATGAAATTGGCAAAATGCTTTTTACCATTATCCAAAATACTCAACCCAATCACTGA
- a CDS encoding 3-oxoacyl-ACP synthase III family protein, producing MNLLPVGIRSLAVSFPSIIRTNDYYRENYPELVAQAEQKTLSKVFSTTNSDSSNEFDREMLPYLADPFRGTVERRVFAPGESALTISYQAAKDAIAAAKLTAEDIDLMLVGTIFTDQLGPGNAAFLAEKLGLQGAAWNLESTCSSAVAALQTASAMVQTRQYHNVLVVICTNYSPLTDPQDTLSFLSGDGAGAFVVSQLKPNQGVLGTKILNTACTCNTFYNELVMDAEGKPHIYIRAAKGTGKILSDTATEFLKKCCDGAVKAAGVTLKDIDFFAFNTPTAWYADVCARALGISKEHTINLNHLYANIGPTFPLANLYHGVESGKIRENDLVLVYTIGSVSNAGACVMRWGDVSISYQSSVNSKQVAIVR from the coding sequence GTGAACTTATTACCCGTTGGAATTCGTTCTCTTGCCGTTAGTTTTCCCAGCATTATCCGCACTAACGATTATTACAGAGAAAATTATCCCGAATTAGTAGCTCAAGCAGAGCAAAAAACCTTATCTAAAGTCTTTTCTACCACAAATTCTGATTCTAGCAATGAATTTGATCGAGAAATGCTGCCTTATCTAGCCGATCCGTTTCGAGGTACGGTAGAAAGAAGAGTATTTGCTCCTGGTGAATCGGCTTTAACTATTTCTTATCAAGCAGCCAAAGATGCGATCGCAGCAGCTAAGTTAACGGCTGAAGATATCGATCTGATGTTGGTTGGTACAATTTTCACCGATCAATTAGGGCCTGGTAATGCAGCTTTCTTAGCAGAAAAACTTGGTTTACAAGGTGCAGCTTGGAATTTGGAATCGACTTGTTCGAGTGCGGTAGCTGCTTTGCAAACTGCTTCAGCAATGGTTCAAACCCGACAGTATCATAATGTTTTAGTGGTTATCTGTACTAACTACTCTCCCTTAACCGATCCTCAAGATACTCTTTCCTTTTTATCGGGTGATGGTGCAGGGGCATTTGTCGTTAGTCAGTTGAAACCTAATCAAGGGGTTTTAGGAACGAAAATTCTCAATACTGCTTGTACTTGCAATACTTTTTACAACGAATTAGTTATGGATGCTGAAGGTAAACCTCACATTTATATTCGTGCTGCGAAAGGTACAGGTAAAATTCTCAGCGACACTGCTACGGAATTTCTCAAAAAATGCTGTGATGGTGCTGTTAAGGCTGCTGGTGTAACTCTCAAAGATATCGATTTCTTTGCTTTCAATACTCCTACTGCTTGGTATGCCGATGTTTGTGCCAGGGCATTAGGAATTAGTAAAGAACACACTATTAATCTTAACCATCTTTACGCCAATATCGGCCCTACTTTTCCGCTAGCCAATCTCTATCACGGGGTGGAATCAGGCAAAATCAGGGAAAATGACTTGGTTTTAGTCTATACCATCGGTTCTGTCTCTAATGCTGGTGCTTGTGTCATGCGATGGGGTGACGTTTCTATCAGTTATCAGTCATCAGTTAATAGTAAACAGGTTGCAATTGTTAGGTAA
- a CDS encoding MATE family efflux transporter, protein MKTNPSQTIEQTLTTGSIRSHLIKLSIPMFWGMLTVVALNLTDTYFVAQLGTKQLAAMSFIFPVFATLAGLAMGLGNGASAVIARAIGEGDKYKIKRLITDTLALSILISIEG, encoded by the coding sequence ATGAAAACTAACCCATCCCAAACAATTGAACAAACTTTAACTACAGGTAGCATTCGCTCTCATTTAATTAAATTGAGCATACCAATGTTCTGGGGAATGTTGACTGTTGTAGCTTTAAACCTGACTGATACTTATTTTGTTGCTCAACTGGGAACTAAACAATTAGCAGCGATGAGTTTTATTTTTCCTGTATTTGCTACTTTAGCAGGTTTAGCAATGGGTTTGGGTAATGGGGCAAGTGCGGTTATAGCTCGTGCGATTGGGGAAGGAGACAAATATAAAATTAAGCGATTAATTACCGATACTCTGGCTTTATCTATTTTAATCTCTATCGAAGGTTAA
- a CDS encoding MATE family efflux transporter, translating to MALIAFIALSASVTPLVGQNWGAGKLKRVNQSFYWSVIFCLIWGISEIIKKSNKSIIQLLHQHESTNLFTTSP from the coding sequence TTGGCTCTAATTGCTTTTATTGCTCTATCTGCTAGCGTTACGCCCTTAGTAGGTCAAAATTGGGGTGCTGGAAAATTAAAGCGGGTTAATCAGTCTTTTTATTGGAGTGTCATATTTTGTCTCATTTGGGGAATTTCAGAAATCATTAAAAAATCTAACAAATCAATTATTCAACTATTACATCAACATGAATCAACTAACCTTTTTACAACATCGCCCTAG
- the aroH gene encoding chorismate mutase, protein MNQLTFLQHRPSYRSQTVSWRVRGLRGATTVTENSSVAIAEAVRELFDVLHSKNQLDTDQVVSVVFSVTKDLNAIFPASVVRHRPGWDLVPLLDVQQMDVPDSLPRCIRVLIQFNTPLPQTALQPVYLRDAALLRPDLAIAH, encoded by the coding sequence ATGAATCAACTAACCTTTTTACAACATCGCCCTAGTTATCGATCTCAAACCGTTTCCTGGAGGGTTCGTGGACTTAGAGGTGCAACCACTGTAACAGAAAACTCTTCAGTCGCGATCGCAGAAGCTGTGAGAGAATTATTTGATGTCCTTCACAGCAAAAATCAATTAGATACCGATCAAGTTGTCAGTGTAGTTTTCTCTGTCACTAAAGATTTAAATGCGATCTTTCCTGCTTCAGTAGTTCGTCATCGTCCAGGATGGGATTTAGTTCCTCTCTTAGATGTACAGCAGATGGATGTTCCAGATAGTTTACCTAGATGTATTCGGGTGCTAATTCAATTCAATACGCCTTTGCCTCAAACTGCTTTGCAACCCGTTTATTTAAGAGATGCTGCCTTATTACGTCCCGATTTGGCGATCGCGCATTAA
- a CDS encoding prephenate dehydrogenase/arogenate dehydrogenase family protein: MIKQYIKEINAELIQLLGKKIDLLRGVQAPASNAGVSPLQEIKSNDDNESDIPSILNQAGVPQFVWQNLVINCQAAVKSRLPTNLQAKPRRVTIIGGGGMMGSFFAQKLSAAGHQVTILGHDDWDKAEELLNDRDLVLICVPIEYTTEVIQKTVKYLSPNTALADLTSIKTPALKTMLEYHSGAVIGLHPMFGKVQSFLSQKVVVCSGRRDEEFQWLLKLIEADGGELIHSTAEEHDRMMVAVQAIRQFTTFSLGVFLAEQELDARRSLDFASPPYRLQLGMISRLLTQSAPMVIDIMLATTESRQAIGKLAATYARLAKLVKESRREELIAEFGAIQAYLVPQMDCCLTESHHVINALSNFLNGKRQETENVGANRGSPLQKEEGRRQKAEASVF; encoded by the coding sequence ATGATCAAACAATATATTAAAGAAATCAATGCAGAATTAATTCAATTATTAGGAAAAAAAATCGATCTTTTACGGGGCGTACAAGCCCCTGCGTCGAACGCAGGGGTCAGCCCCTTACAAGAAATAAAAAGCAATGATGATAATGAGTCAGATATTCCTTCCATTTTAAATCAAGCTGGTGTTCCTCAATTTGTTTGGCAAAATTTAGTAATTAATTGTCAAGCAGCAGTCAAAAGTAGATTACCAACTAATCTTCAAGCAAAACCGCGACGGGTTACGATTATTGGTGGAGGCGGAATGATGGGCAGCTTTTTTGCTCAAAAACTATCCGCAGCAGGACATCAAGTAACCATTCTCGGACATGATGATTGGGATAAAGCAGAAGAATTATTAAATGACAGAGATTTAGTGTTAATCTGCGTACCCATTGAATATACAACTGAAGTAATTCAAAAAACCGTTAAATATCTTTCACCTAATACAGCTTTAGCCGATCTTACCAGCATTAAAACTCCTGCGTTAAAAACCATGCTGGAATACCATTCGGGGGCAGTAATTGGTTTACATCCCATGTTTGGTAAGGTGCAATCCTTTTTATCGCAAAAAGTTGTAGTTTGTTCGGGACGTAGAGATGAAGAATTTCAATGGTTGCTAAAACTAATCGAAGCAGACGGAGGGGAATTAATTCATTCTACTGCCGAGGAACACGATCGCATGATGGTGGCAGTCCAAGCTATTCGTCAGTTTACTACTTTTAGTCTGGGGGTTTTTCTTGCAGAACAAGAATTAGATGCCCGTCGCAGTTTAGATTTTGCTAGTCCTCCTTATCGTTTGCAACTGGGAATGATTAGTCGCTTGTTAACTCAGTCTGCACCAATGGTAATCGATATTATGCTCGCTACGACCGAATCTCGTCAGGCAATTGGTAAATTAGCTGCTACTTATGCCCGATTAGCAAAACTAGTAAAAGAAAGCAGAAGAGAAGAGTTAATTGCCGAATTTGGCGCAATTCAAGCCTATTTAGTTCCCCAAATGGATTGTTGTCTGACAGAAAGTCATCATGTCATCAATGCATTGAGTAATTTTTTAAATGGGAAGAGACAGGAAACAGAGAACGTAGGGGCGAACCGCGGTTCGCCCCTACAGAAGGAAGAAGGTAGGAGGCAGAAGGCAGAAGCTAGTGTTTTTTGA
- a CDS encoding efflux RND transporter periplasmic adaptor subunit, producing MNKQLIDIEATQLNNETVNPFVEETIPTQQITQLKVSSEKSPSEQLIEALLTYPDRAIDILEANEELINSELVEQMELAAVQMKAKGSTDAANFLKNIASQIKKALAVCEFREANEESLSAYHHLIEVLLTYPNQTSKILATNKKLLDAGLFQVMEQMAMQMSTNGSEKAAVFLQDLADQLQEAGYHQLPAAQTKRNWKLWFGGAVVLLSGLSILLINPFAAKTPPSQESTLNSVVSSDNALPFKTVALEAVDSYQVSRNYTGTIAANRSSELGFERNGKLLSIDVDEGQKVETGTILATLDRSSLEVQRQQLLAERSQGEAQLREMQAGSRPETIAAARAKLDQAQAQLDQMEAGSRAETIAASRATVTELEKQLELAQSKRDRRKGLYQQGAISREQYEEVDTEVNAQQARLDQAKSQLDEILAGTRPEEIEAQQAKVAETQSQLDELLAGTRPEQIDAQQAAIAQIDAQIASLDIDLNKSTLKAPFAGTIGAINLNEGTAVSAGQGVIRLVENGDIEAHIGVPVAEVAQIKTGSTQSLKIGEKIYQAKVSSVLPEVDSATRTRTVVLKLEGIAANEISPGQTANLALDQTVATSGYWLPNTALVSGVRGLWSCYVIGEPIQNNIYRVARKDVEVLYTEGERVLVRGTLQKSDRVIVSGTNRLAPGQLVSVIGD from the coding sequence ATGAACAAACAACTTATAGATATAGAAGCTACACAGCTTAATAATGAAACTGTTAATCCTTTTGTTGAAGAAACAATTCCCACTCAACAAATAACTCAGTTAAAAGTATCTTCAGAGAAATCGCCATCGGAACAATTAATTGAAGCTTTACTAACCTATCCTGATCGCGCCATTGATATTTTAGAAGCTAACGAAGAATTAATTAATTCTGAATTAGTAGAACAAATGGAATTGGCAGCCGTCCAAATGAAAGCTAAGGGTTCAACTGATGCAGCTAATTTTCTTAAAAATATAGCCTCTCAAATCAAAAAGGCTTTAGCTGTATGCGAATTCCGTGAAGCTAATGAAGAATCTTTATCAGCTTATCATCATTTAATTGAGGTTTTACTTACCTATCCCAACCAAACTAGCAAAATTTTGGCTACTAATAAAAAGCTGCTTGATGCTGGATTATTTCAAGTTATGGAACAAATGGCAATGCAGATGTCAACCAATGGTTCTGAAAAAGCAGCAGTTTTTTTACAAGATTTGGCAGATCAATTACAAGAAGCTGGTTATCATCAGTTACCAGCAGCACAAACAAAACGTAACTGGAAATTATGGTTTGGGGGTGCAGTTGTCTTGCTATCAGGTTTGTCAATCTTATTAATTAATCCTTTTGCTGCTAAAACTCCACCTTCTCAAGAAAGCACTTTAAATTCGGTAGTATCTTCAGATAATGCTTTACCTTTCAAAACTGTTGCTTTAGAAGCGGTAGATTCCTATCAAGTATCTCGTAATTATACTGGAACGATCGCAGCTAATCGCAGTAGTGAATTGGGTTTTGAACGGAATGGTAAATTACTTTCAATCGATGTTGATGAGGGGCAAAAGGTTGAAACAGGTACGATTTTAGCCACTCTTGATCGCAGTTCTTTAGAAGTACAACGACAACAATTATTAGCCGAGCGATCGCAAGGAGAGGCTCAACTGCGGGAAATGCAAGCGGGTTCTCGCCCTGAAACGATTGCTGCTGCTCGTGCCAAACTAGATCAAGCTCAAGCTCAATTAGATCAAATGGAAGCAGGTTCGCGTGCTGAAACGATTGCTGCCTCTCGTGCCACGGTAACAGAATTAGAAAAACAATTAGAATTAGCTCAAAGCAAACGCGATCGCCGAAAGGGATTGTATCAACAGGGGGCAATCTCTCGGGAACAGTATGAAGAGGTAGACACAGAAGTTAATGCCCAACAAGCACGTCTCGATCAAGCTAAAAGTCAGTTAGATGAAATCCTTGCTGGTACTCGTCCCGAGGAAATTGAAGCTCAACAGGCAAAAGTTGCTGAAACCCAAAGTCAATTAGATGAATTACTTGCTGGGACTCGTCCCGAACAAATTGACGCTCAACAAGCTGCGATCGCGCAAATCGATGCTCAAATAGCCAGTTTAGATATCGACCTCAATAAAAGTACTCTTAAAGCCCCCTTTGCTGGAACTATTGGGGCGATTAACCTTAATGAAGGCACAGCAGTTTCTGCTGGTCAGGGAGTGATTCGTTTGGTAGAAAATGGAGATATTGAAGCTCATATTGGTGTTCCTGTGGCAGAAGTTGCCCAAATTAAAACTGGTAGTACTCAATCTCTCAAAATTGGCGAAAAAATCTATCAAGCTAAAGTATCTTCAGTTTTACCCGAAGTAGATTCTGCGACTCGCACTCGAACAGTTGTCCTGAAATTAGAAGGTATAGCTGCAAACGAGATTTCTCCAGGACAAACAGCCAATTTAGCCTTAGATCAAACTGTAGCTACCTCTGGCTATTGGTTGCCCAATACTGCATTAGTTTCTGGGGTTAGGGGTTTGTGGTCTTGTTATGTTATCGGTGAACCTATTCAAAATAATATTTACCGCGTTGCCAGAAAAGATGTAGAAGTTTTATACACAGAAGGAGAAAGAGTTTTAGTTAGGGGAACTCTGCAAAAAAGCGATCGCGTTATTGTTAGTGGGACTAATCGTCTTGCACCTGGTCAATTGGTTAGTGTCATTGGTGATTAG
- a CDS encoding addiction module antidote protein, whose product MKLNSFDEVFSNEFRDPEFVKEYLEAALEENGIQSFLVALQNVIRATEGMTKTAEIAGVGRESLYKSLSESGNPQIATIDKILRQIGLRFSVTTLTIDSQEIRVSNT is encoded by the coding sequence ATGAAATTGAACAGTTTCGACGAAGTTTTCAGTAATGAGTTTAGAGATCCTGAGTTTGTCAAAGAATATTTAGAAGCTGCCCTTGAAGAAAATGGAATACAGTCATTTTTAGTAGCATTGCAAAATGTGATTCGCGCCACAGAAGGCATGACAAAAACTGCTGAAATAGCTGGTGTAGGAAGAGAAAGTCTTTACAAATCTCTTTCGGAATCAGGTAATCCGCAAATTGCAACTATTGATAAAATACTTCGCCAAATAGGATTGCGTTTTTCTGTTACTACCCTCACAATTGATAGTCAAGAGATTAGGGTAAGTAATACTTAA